TCCAGTATGCTTTGGCGGCATTTTTGAAATGCTTGTTCGGCGGCCGGCGTCCACGTGATAGGCGTTTTGTCATTCTTTTTCCCATTGTGCAGATATTTGTTGAGTTCACTTTGCATGTCGGCTTGATTTGGTAAACAATCTCTGTAGAAGTTCAGCATGCCCAGGAAACGACGAAGCTCGATGATAGTTTTCGGTTGAGGATAACTGGATATGACTTTTATCCGTTCTTCGGTTGGTTTTATGCCGTCCGCTGTTACTTCATAGCCGAGAAAATTGATTTTCGCCTGTGCAAATTCACATTTGTTTACGTTGAGTGATACGCCGTATTTGTTCAAGCGGTCAAGAACTCGATGCAGTAATTCCTTGTGTTCTTGTTCGTTATCTGAGTACAACAAGATATCGTCGATGTATGAAAAACATCCCTCGATGCCGCGCAGAACCTCGTGCATGAATCGTTGGAAAGTTTGACTAGCGTTACGTAGGCCAAACGGCATGCAGGTGAATTCAAACAACCCGAAGGGTGTGATGATTGCCGTTTTCTGAGCGTCTTCTTTGTTTATTGGTATTTTGTAGTAGGCCATTTTCATGTCGAGTTTTGAAAAGATCTTCTTATTGTGTAGTTGATAGGTGAAGTCTTGTATGCGCGGAATCGGGTATTTATCTGGTAGCGTGACTGAATTTAGACGTTTCCACTTCTGACTCTCGTCGTGTACGGACGTGTCGCTCTGCGCTCGCCCGTTTACgacttttgtctttgttacgcccgacgtaacgctcaccgtagtcgctctgccgactacaaatatatcaatctaaagctgcttttttcaaagcggcggacgattatcctgtttctaaaacgtttgtgtcaagtaaattcagttgaccccttctgggtaaaagccacagtttcgtggttctcggttgaaaccatacggtgccaacgaagccgagagggtgttgacccaatcacacccgccgaaccccttcagggcaaggcagtcaattggacgggagctcggatttcggccttgggggatctcctagtcgtgccttgcatctggtttgctttcacagctacacacctggtgtcggttgggtatctctatacccttcgcactagactggctagggcccgttcgcacaataagactggcgaacggtttacaagcttagggctcaccaataggtactcacctccctgcctatacccggcagggagggttacacatccccgggcccatccacccggggagataggaaataggtcttaggtttttataattaggcccccatctcttttagctcggtagccctcttccctcacgggaaaatgactaccgaagtctataaattcttcttcgaggtcctcctcaaggaccaagacattgtcgccaaatatggcgacatgatcaacaaccttgatatcaaggacccgcgcctagcgcgctattgtattatcaccgataacgGCTCAACAAAGGAGGCCGGCGCAGCTGTGTCGCGCCCCATTGTTGAGCCTATAATCGTCTCTTCGGGGAAAACCACCGCATTAGCGGAAACGGTAATCCCCAATACAATGGTCGATGCCCAGCTGCACTCGACCATTGTTCCTAATCCCATTGTCTCacagacaatggaaataactcaGGCGAGTGCACCTGCGTCAAACGTCGACGCCGAATGCATGGACACCTCGTCCTCCCGCTCTGCCTCACCCGTCCCAGAGGATGCTCAACCCTCCGAGCCCTCTGACTCCTCTTCCTCCGACGACGACTTCACCGTCGTTCAGggaggtaagaggaaaaagaacaaaaacaacgacaaggcgcgcaagaccatcgcccttgtcgcatctcctctccctagcccgcccgctgtgtctacagcatcccccgccccgtcaccctcgacctcgcaggtcgcttcctcccaaggtgccgctaagcccaaaagcgcaccaaaaaacaaacctccgccgcctgtatacttacaggacaaggcaaaatggaccgaagtgtccAAGCTGTGTGTTGATCGTAAGATCAACTACAGATCGGCCTCCAATACCGGCAACGGTATAAAAATCGTCCTCCCTACGTCAGACGACTATAGGGAGATAACTAAAGCGCTAAGAGCGAGGAACATTTCGTTCCACACATACTCCCTCCCCGAGGAAAAACCTCTCCGGGTCGTCATTACCCGTATTCCGAAGGAAATCCCTTCGGATGACATTTTAAGTGACCTTAAGTCACAAAACATCCCTGCGACGCAAGTCCATAGGATGCACCGCGCCCGCAGCGGCCACGCCTTCGACATGGTGCTCGTAGTATGCGAGCCGTGTCCTTCTAAAATCCACccgatttttaacatcaaatcggTATGTAATCTAACCGGCATCTCAATCGAGAAGCCAAATAGATCTGGCATTGTATCCCAATGCCACCGTTGCCAACTGTGGGGTCACTCACAGCGCAACTGTTTCGCCCAGCCTAGGTGCGTGAAATGCCTAGGCCAACACGGCACCTCCGACTGCCCGCGACCCAAGGACCGCACTCTGTGCACCGAGCCTCCGAGCTGTGTACTCTGCGGCGCCTCAGGTCATCCCGCCAACTACCGCGGCTGCCCAAAGGCCCCAAAAACGTCTCCCAAGCTGGCCAAGCGTGCAAACGCCCGCCAGCTAAGGGAAAGCCCATCAGCGAGGCTACCTACCGCTCAACTTCCCGAGCGTCTCAGCCCACAACGGCCCTCCCCATGGAACCCTCTCAACCATCAGAGAGCCTTTCCAACCCCGAGGCCAACTCAGCACCAGCCAACTCCCGCCCCGGTGAATAATCAAaccgcggcgcccgcgagcttacctcgcgtccctcccgtccttccctccgcgccctccgcgccctccgcggctcctatagccgccaagcccgcgcaagcgcaagcgatcgcgccctcttctagcccagtatcagcgctcagttctatgaacgttatactgagcacgttcagtgtattcacgagcgacagagctcaacaactttcgagggagatagtcgccagcaatggcgaccttatcaaactctactccgttatgcaggagtattcagacgtcgcccaggcagttcaaaacctgcctcactttaggaaatagaaatggataatacatccaaaattaaaccccattcccttaggcttggctattataatgccaacggtattctcggccaacgcgacgagatttccgccttcctacaatcccataagatagacattcttctcgtacaagagaccttcctaaagccgcgtgtacgcggccctaatatagctaactataagttaattagaaatgacaggatcacacgccacaaaggcggcacgcttatctattataaaagatcgctacattgtgtagagatcactccccccgacttaagctgcattgaagcctcaatctgtcgactagccatgtcccagcaccagtcgatcactctcgtatcggcctactgccctcccacgtcctcatcctttcagtcctacgacccgatccttttcacgaacgatctcagagccttactaggcctgagcgactctgtaataatagcaggcgatctaaacgccaaacatcccgcctggaatagcaacactacttctccaagaggcaggttgctattcaatcagtgtgaatccctcaacttcgatgtcatcgctccgatgcatcccactcactttcctaatatagtcgaccaccttcccgacgttctcgatgttgcgctcctcaagaacgtaaacttacgtttacattcgatcgaggtactacacgagctcacctccgaccacagaccggttcttgtggaactagcctcgcgctcaggcccactcgacccggatcgccctcctcccacccagattgtcacggactggagaatgctaagcgaaagcttaaaatcctcctccgcccagttagaatcaattcccgatgaaatcaactcagtcgctgacatgacgggcgcgatcggctcgttcaccgagcacgtacaatccaccgtggacaagtgttcacgtagagttgaagcgacgagctttcatcgcttcaagctcccggatgacgtgcgtgctatggtgaccgagaagaacgcggctgtccgtgcctacagtacttttccctgcgacgctaacaagtctcacatgcgtaacttacagcgtgctgtaaaggaacgccttgctgagatgcgtcaaacgcgctgggacaagacgctgagcgaactcgagccgactcatcaagccttctggcagcttcaaaggaaactcaaatccgatgaagtagcttccaccccgccgatcaaacgccccgacaattccctcgccttcgaggacgatgaaaaagcggaatgtctggccgacagcctcgaggctcaatgctcgcctagtacccaaccggtcgacccggctcacctactaaaggtcgaagccgaggtcgagcgcagatcctccctaccaccgcaagaagaccccgacgatcccttgcctcccgtcactccagacgaagtggcagagatcatcaaacgtctcaaaccccgtaaagctccgggcccagatagaataaccaataaagttttcaaaatcctacccgcttccctcgtaatgctcatgaccgcgatcttcaattgcgccatgacccataacctgttcccacaggcatggaaagaggcaaccgtaatcggtattcccaaacccggtaaaccaaaatcagacccgtccagctatcgccctatcagtttactcaatgtgttcggcaagatctacgagatacttatctataagcgtctcaaagattacgtcgaagcaaagagtcttattccattagaacagtttggttttcgaacccatcactcttgtgtccaacaagtccaccgcatcgtggaaggtgtgagccacggattccaacgtggccaactcaccggtacgattctcttcgatatagcaaaggcattcgacaaagtctggcacaaaggcttgatttacaagctttaccaactcggtgtcccagaccgtctcgtcgtcatcttacgagactttttgtcgaatcgcacctttcgctatcgcattgacggcactctttcttcggcccaccctataaaagctggcgtcccacaaggctcggtactctcccccatcctcttcacgctatacactagcgatattcctaagaacaagcatgttcaattagccctattcgccgacgacacggcaatctactgctcaggccgcagcccagccgccatagtgagacatctccaagcctattgcaacaccctaggtgtctggactaggctatggagaatcgaactccaccccgacaaaagccaggccatactcttttcgagccctcgccgtaggctccctcccgcgcccccgtcagtcaccatgtttggtaggccgattccttggaaggagcatgccaaatatctaggtgtaatcttagaccagcgcctctcattcgccgagcacatacgtaaggtgcgctctagagcagcctttgtgtacggcagattgcacttcttgctcaattcaaagagcaaattatctcttaaatgcaagttacgcctctacgtatcgtgcatacgccccgtcatgacgtatgcttgccctgtgttcgcacaggcaagccatcgccgccttcacagaatgcaggcccttcaaaaccgtgctttacggaaaatcacaggagctccctattatgttcgaaatgagattcttcatctcgacttaaaaatccccaccatccgccagtatatgaagcgtgccgccatacggtacttcgaacgcgctgagaaacacgataactcacttatcgtgtcagccagtaattacactccctcccgcatcagtaggattcgccgccctaggcatgcccttctagaacctgacgatgagataactgtcctccaagagagtagtaaactcactagcaccctacacaaatacaaaccgcgttcgtacaaacctcgccgccgaggtccgccgcgacgtcccgatctctgtcctcccgacccttgctcatcgagccagcccgcgagctgagccagtagctttaaattccccatttaataataatgatcatatgatccagcctgtccctttgctgcctccccagcgacgccctaagccgaggtccgaccccacagggggtacccttagcgcagtcgcttagtttataagttgttttacgcccctggctggaggccttaaaatctaggcatccacagggaaaagtccggttaagcagtacacggcctcctaggctgaactgcgagatgccataccaaaaaaaaaaaaaaaaaaagaatttagaCGTCTGTAGTCGCCGCACACTCGTAGACTGCCATCTTTCTTCTTTACCACATGGAGTGGGCTGGCCCACGGGCTCTTGGAAGGTTGACATATGCCCATTTCCATCATGCGTTCGAATTCGTCCTTAGCCGCTTTGTATTTGTCGGGCGGCAGGGGGCGAGCACGGGCGAAGACAGGTTGTCCCGTAGTCTCGATGTGATGCACGACGTTGTGTTTAGCGGGCGTTTTCAAGGACATAGGTCGCAGTAGATCTGGATATTGCTTGAGTATGTCTTGATATGTCTGCTTGTTGCTAAGTACGTAAACGGCTTGTTGCATCgacgagatttctacggcgttTATCGATAGTTGTGTCACCTTGTCGATTAGCTTCTTTTGATGCAAGTCGACGAGGAGTTTGAAGTGGCGAAGGAAGTCAGCTCCGAGTATCGATGTTTTGACATCTGCGACTACAAATGACCAGCGAAATCGTCTTCTGAGGCCTAGGTCGATTTGTAGATCTTTCTCGCCGTAGGTATTGATTGGTGAACTGTTCGCGGCGTATAGTTTGTATGATGTTGGCGAACATTTCTTCTTATGTATTGGGGTGGCGGCTAGGACGGAGATATCCGCACCGGTGTCAACGAGGAAACGGTGATTCGTGTTGCGATCGAAGACACATAGGCGGTTACTTGTCGTAGTTACACCGACGTCCGCCACGGTCGGTGCCTCTTCTAGTTTTCCGACTTCTTTTGATTTCGCCTAGCGCACGGTGACACGCAGCGTCTTGCCTGATCTCCAAATCGGTAGTGGTAGTAACATACTCGATTGGGATCGTGTTGATGCCTTGCAGTGGACTTTGATCTTGAGCGGGAACGCTGATAACGGCGATGGTTTGGTCTTCCACGGCTACGAAGTTCGGAGATCTCGAGTGTCAGATtctcgagttgttttgagagaactTGTATCTGCGCGGACATGATTTTCTGGTTTACTGCCGCAGAATCTGGTTGAGATGAAGAGACAGCTGCGATATTTGCCGACTCGGAATATTCCATCATCTTGTCTGCCATTGCCGCGAGCATATCGAGTGATGAATCTGTGTTCACAGACAGCACAACTCGCATTTGCGGCGGAAGGTGGTTCATCCACTCAATCTTGATGCCATCTTCGGTGATCATGTTGCCGCCGAGTTCGCGCATACGTCGTAGCAACTGAGACGGTTTTTGGTTGCCAAGTTCCAATCCGCTGATGAGGTTCTTAAAGTTTTTCACCTCGGACTGCTCGTACACGGAGAGAAGGCGTTGTTTGATGGCCTCGTACTTCTTAGTTTCTGGCGGCTTGATCACGATGTCTGTGACATGTTGAAGGTCGGTCGGTTGTAGTTGGCCCAGGACGTAACGATATTTGTTTTCGTCACTGGTCTTCTGCGGCTCGACGACGGCTTCGAATTGAATGAACCACATGCGAGGATATTCACGCCAGAAGGGAAGGAGACGCGACTGCACGGAGACGACAGCGAGTTCTGTAGGCTCGCTAACTTCTTGCTTGTGTTCCATCATTTTTCTCTCGGGGTCACCAAAATGTAGCAGCAATGCAGgtaaagttgataaataaaacagcaatgatggtgtaaagtagaagagtatagtatatcgtatattttgtaaatacagaacgagCTTAAGTCTAAAATAACAGGGGCCGAAGTAGTGTTAACGCTCAAGCGAGAGCGTCGCGCGATTGTCCAATAAGAACGCTCTGATAAGACTCTGTGGGTACCTAAAAGAAACGAGACAGATGCGCGCGCGAGCGAGATAGCACGAACGTAAATATAACGCGTTCGGCGCGAGCGGTCTTCAATCCCATGTTGTGGGTGGTGTAGCGAAGCGTACCTCACACGACGTTAGTTAGTCCCTACGATTATTTTACAAGGAATCAAAGCAAAAATGATCTCATTGATAGTCGGATAGAAAATCTAAGCAAAGATTTGAAAACTCCACAAAATCCTGGGAGGaatgaatgatttttgattaacTCTAATGAAAGCGCACAAAACCAAAAAATCTTTTTAGTGAGATGAAGATCATTTTGGAAAAACTTGTGCCCTTGAAAGTTCCTAAAGATGAACAATAATTGCTTTTATTTCGTTGGTTTCTTTACATTTATTCCAAAAActaaagatttaataaaatataagtacttaggtacataaaagagtaGACAGTTTAGCATAATAATTATCTGGTTTTCTTTTTGCTGTAGGTACGATAATTTTCCTATAAGATAGTGCTTCTTGaaaatttattaagaaaatcgACCACGAAAAATATCCTTTAATGTTGATGATTTagaataggtattatttatcagctagtacctaagtacctataaaaCTTACCTCCTTGTATCGTTGGGAtgtaaattaggtacctaagttgCATGGTGTTGCATACTCATGAGTTTAGAGATGAATCAGCTCCGGCACTAGTCCTATTGACGTCAAAAATTGTCTCTCTCTCTGTTTTGAAGATCACAGCCTGGAACATGCCTGTGACCTTGTTTGCCATGGCCTACTAGAACATAGTGTCACGGGTTTGAATTGATTTACTTACAATTTGTTATACTTTTTGAACAAATATAGAAAACTAACGATGCGTACTTTggtcaataacaagtaaacaAGTTCTTTGTTATAGAATTAAGAAGataaagtacctaagtaggtatccATTTTTTTGCTGCTGCAgtaaatataagtacctaactacCTAGTAAGTTCTAGGTACGTATAATCCTATCATAACGACTTGTTTTGAATTTTCCGTAACccatttttgtctgtctgtcatgTCTTTCATATCTTCATGTCTTTAATGTCTTCTTTCTGTGTTTCAAGTCTGTCTTTGGGCGATGTTACAAGAAGTGTTACCTGCTATATAATCACGGACCAGTATAATTAGTCGTCTGTGACTACAATAATACAGATGCTTCGAGCTTGCCTATACAAAACTAACTAAAAACGGAGGAGGTTGTCAACTCGTTTGGGGACAATTTTtcaggtttttatttaaattaggaacTATTTAGGTGTTGTTGACAACGTGACCTCTGTTTGTATGTTATCAGGTTTTTCTATGTGtttaatgataatgatgatactAATGATTCTTTTGATATTTGAGAGTATAAGGTCGAGCCATACCTGCTTAGGTTGTACTACTACAGTTAAGCATTTGTTGCgctagaccagtggttcttaacctttttgtcatgagggaccactttaccaaaagtttggcttgccggggaccaccccattggtttgcctaaattgagggttctttgataaagaatacaagcacactttataattagcactcatttctttattgtttatcaaaaaaactaaaagctacagtttttaatgtaatgagatatttgtgactgcattctctttactaacttcTGAATTCTCGGAACAGTAACttacaaatgcgcgagcgaagcgagcgcgaaattttttgacaaatgtaaaaacgagggcacatagtttctgaatacgcgagcgaagcgagcgggaaattttgataattttttaagactcagaaccaaaattacgtaaaagggctacatttcaaaccttaattttttttctgttggtcaagtgagatggatagcaacgtcgcgaagcaaagcttcgcggaccacttggaatgcctccagggaccaccagtgatccgcggaccaccggttaagaaccactgcgcTAGACGCTGCCTATCACCACTTCGAATCTCTGAATTATATAAATCTATGCGATGTATGTGCCTACATAATCGATAAAGATTTTCAGGTCTCGGACCCTGAAGTTAAATGAAGAGcatgaaatactttttacaataaatgaaAACCGATGGGTGGCAAATTAAACACAGCAAAATTTGAGACACCTATCTTTAGTTCTAATTTTTGGGCATGTCTTCAAGTTTGTGTCTATGCTCCTAGTCAAACACGAATCCAAATACGCGACATAGTCGTTTGCTGGCAGCTAGTATTTTACCAGTCATGCTAGCAATTCCAGgcatccttctccatgtgagaggaggcctgtgcccagcagtgggacgataaaaaggctgtaacagctAGCAATTTCCAGAATTACACTCATTTTCTATAGAATTATTTCATCAGATTCTTATTCTGACGCTCATATCATACCTAAGCTAGGACCACAAACTACATACTTAGCTTATTTACCAACCAATGTCACAGCCTTTTCACATTGC
This genomic interval from Helicoverpa zea isolate HzStark_Cry1AcR chromosome 18, ilHelZeax1.1, whole genome shotgun sequence contains the following:
- the LOC124638917 gene encoding uncharacterized protein LOC124638917 — encoded protein: MMEHKQEVSEPTELAVVSVQSRLLPFWREYPRMWFIQFEAVVEPQKTSDENKYRYVLGQLQPTDLQHVTDIVIKPPETKKYEAIKQRLLSVYEQSEVKNFKNLISGLELGNQKPSQLLRRMRELGGNMITEDGIKIEWMNHLPPQMRVVLSVNTDSSLDMLAAMADKMMEYSESANIAAVSSSQPDSAAVNQKIMSAQIQVLSKQLENLTLEISELRSRGRPNHRRYQRSRSRSKSTARHQHDPNRVCYYHYRFGDQARRCVSPCARRNQKKSEN